A single genomic interval of Pseudomonas sp. FeN3W harbors:
- a CDS encoding sigma-54-dependent Fis family transcriptional regulator: MFNQVPQPLRYAEALLGRFAGLARAANADSLLGGLVETAAQLSDCQLSQLYLLDATHTRLTLSAEWHNGLLQPREATSLPSDYDGEQLLQYCLCQNQTLCLSELDSSLHASGFLPDSPIPWRSLLCLPLQDEQQRVAGLLLTASTESRELHGFSGSLAQLGAFGLTQLHLLQRLRAPGSTTPPAAPVSPCASGYGLIGDSPRMRAVYQLIGKVLHSPVNVLLTGETGTGKELVARAIHDCGFRRSKPFVVQNCASLPEQLLESELFGYRKGAFTGADRDRSGLLDAANGGTLFLDEIGDMPLLLQAKLLRVLQEGEVRPLGSTETHKVDVRIVAATHRDLRSQVENGLFREDLFYRLSHFPIELPPLRERDEDILRLARHFADKACAFLQRDLCRWSDAALERLAGYAFPGNVRELKGLVERAVLLCEGGELLPEHFNLHVEASLDSSLNLRERMERVERSLLMDCLRKNGGNQSQAARELGLPRRTLLYRMERLNISPADL; this comes from the coding sequence ATGTTCAATCAGGTGCCACAGCCACTGCGCTATGCCGAGGCCCTGCTGGGCCGCTTCGCCGGGCTGGCGCGCGCGGCGAATGCCGACAGCCTGCTCGGTGGGCTGGTGGAAACCGCGGCGCAGCTGAGCGATTGCCAGCTCAGCCAGCTCTATCTGCTGGACGCCACCCACACCCGCCTGACCCTCTCGGCCGAGTGGCACAACGGCCTGTTGCAGCCACGCGAAGCCACCAGCCTGCCGAGCGATTACGACGGCGAGCAGCTGCTGCAATACTGCCTGTGCCAGAACCAGACCCTTTGCCTTAGCGAACTGGACAGCAGCCTGCACGCATCGGGCTTTCTGCCGGACAGCCCGATTCCCTGGCGCAGCCTGCTCTGCCTGCCACTACAGGACGAGCAGCAGCGCGTCGCCGGCCTGCTGCTCACAGCCAGTACCGAGTCGCGCGAGCTGCACGGCTTCAGCGGCTCGCTGGCCCAGCTCGGCGCCTTCGGCCTCACCCAGCTGCATCTGCTCCAACGCCTGCGCGCGCCCGGCAGCACCACGCCTCCTGCCGCGCCAGTCAGTCCCTGCGCCAGCGGTTACGGCCTGATCGGCGACAGTCCGCGCATGCGCGCGGTCTACCAGCTGATAGGCAAGGTACTGCACAGCCCGGTCAATGTGCTGCTCACGGGAGAAACCGGCACCGGCAAGGAACTGGTGGCGCGCGCCATTCACGACTGCGGCTTTCGCCGCAGCAAGCCCTTCGTCGTGCAGAACTGCGCCTCGCTGCCTGAGCAGCTGCTGGAAAGCGAACTGTTCGGCTACCGCAAAGGCGCCTTCACCGGCGCCGACCGCGACCGCAGTGGCCTGCTCGACGCGGCGAACGGCGGCACGCTGTTTCTCGACGAGATCGGCGACATGCCGCTGCTGCTGCAGGCCAAGCTGTTGCGCGTGCTGCAGGAAGGCGAAGTACGCCCGCTGGGCTCCACCGAAACCCACAAGGTCGACGTGCGCATCGTCGCCGCTACCCATCGCGACCTGCGCAGCCAGGTGGAAAACGGCCTGTTTCGCGAGGACCTGTTCTACCGCCTCTCGCACTTCCCCATCGAACTGCCGCCGCTGCGCGAGCGTGACGAGGACATCCTGCGCCTGGCCCGGCATTTCGCCGACAAGGCCTGCGCCTTCCTTCAGCGCGATCTGTGTCGCTGGTCCGACGCCGCGCTCGAACGTCTGGCAGGCTATGCCTTCCCCGGCAACGTGCGGGAATTGAAGGGCCTGGTGGAGCGCGCCGTACTGCTCTGCGAGGGCGGTGAGCTGCTGCCGGAACACTTCAATCTGCATGTGGAGGCGAGCCTGGACAGCAGCCTGAACCTGCGCGAACGCATGGAACGGGTCGAACGCAGCCTGCTCATGGATTGCCTGCGCAAGAACGGCGGCAACCAGAGCCAGGCCGCCCGCGAACTCGGCCTGCCACGACGCACGCTGCTGTATCGCATGGAACGGCTGAATATCAGCCCGGCCGATCTCTAA
- the tssH gene encoding type VI secretion system ATPase TssH: MKMINVDLQQLVQALDAETKRDLEGAAERCVVRGGSKILVEDLLLGLLERPDGLLKRALLDAEVDTGALAQALQPRGEHSESRNPVFSTELVQWLQDALLVASLELGQSQIDQAALILALLRNPLRYAGSHYQPLLARLDAERLRDFALSQQPQAANGKQPASGESNLARFTHNFTQQARDGKLDPVLCRDSAIRQMIDILARRRKNNPIVVGEAGVGKTAIVEGLALRIASGEVPAALKGVELLCLDLGLLQAGASVKGEFERRLQGVIDEVKASAKPIILFIDEAHTLIGAGGQAGSGDAANLLKPALARGELRTIAATTWSEYKKYFEKDPALARRFQPVQLHEPSVPEAVTILRGLAPVYEKSHGIYLRDDAVTAAAELSARYLAGRQLPDKAVDVLDTACARVRISLAAAPEALERLRGEVAVGERQREAVRRDLAAGLPVDAAVLERLEQRLITAEDEIEQLEFRWAKQRQLAERLLDLRKRTAEARSDANEDDETPSLDELEAELRTVQAELAAAQTEQRLVSHEVCPRLVAEVISHWTGVPLTQLAREHNAQVANFATDLRARVRGQEQAVEALDRAMRAAAAGLNKPDAPVGVFLLVGPSGVGKTETALALADLLYGGERFLTVINMSEFQEKHSVSRLIGAPPGYVGYGEGGMLTEAVRQKPYSVILLDEVEKADPDVMNVFYQIFDKGVANDGEGREINFRNTLILMTSNLASERIASFCAAGQRPAAEDLELAIRPQLSQHFKPALLGRMRVVPYYPIAGEVLDELVILKLARFGERLQRRQLQFSHCPGLVTHLAERCSDSDSGARLIDHLIEQHLQPLVVDRLLDAMASGEPLQRVHATLDGDGALICEFA; the protein is encoded by the coding sequence ATGAAAATGATCAATGTCGATCTGCAACAACTGGTACAGGCGCTGGACGCCGAGACCAAGCGCGATCTGGAAGGCGCCGCCGAACGCTGCGTGGTACGTGGCGGCAGCAAGATTCTCGTCGAGGACCTGCTGCTTGGCCTCCTCGAGCGTCCCGATGGACTGCTCAAGCGAGCCTTGCTGGATGCCGAAGTCGATACCGGCGCACTGGCGCAGGCGCTGCAACCGCGAGGCGAGCACAGCGAGTCACGTAACCCGGTGTTTTCCACCGAACTGGTGCAATGGCTACAGGATGCCCTGCTGGTGGCCAGTCTGGAACTCGGCCAGAGCCAGATTGACCAGGCCGCACTGATTCTCGCGCTGCTGCGCAATCCGCTGCGCTATGCAGGCAGTCATTACCAGCCATTGCTGGCCCGGCTGGACGCCGAGCGCCTGCGCGACTTCGCCCTCAGCCAGCAGCCGCAGGCCGCGAACGGCAAGCAGCCAGCCAGTGGCGAATCCAACCTGGCGCGCTTTACCCACAACTTCACCCAGCAGGCCCGCGACGGCAAGCTCGATCCGGTGCTCTGCCGCGACTCGGCGATCCGCCAGATGATCGACATCCTCGCCCGGCGGCGAAAGAACAATCCGATCGTGGTCGGCGAGGCCGGGGTCGGCAAGACGGCCATCGTCGAAGGCCTGGCCCTGCGCATCGCCAGCGGGGAAGTGCCTGCGGCACTCAAGGGCGTCGAGCTGCTCTGCCTCGACCTCGGTCTGCTGCAGGCCGGCGCCAGTGTGAAGGGCGAATTCGAACGCCGTCTGCAGGGGGTGATCGACGAGGTGAAGGCCTCAGCCAAGCCGATCATCCTATTTATCGACGAGGCGCACACCCTGATTGGCGCCGGCGGCCAGGCCGGCAGCGGCGATGCGGCCAATCTGCTCAAGCCGGCCCTGGCGCGCGGCGAGCTGCGCACCATCGCTGCAACGACCTGGAGCGAGTACAAGAAGTATTTCGAGAAGGACCCGGCCCTGGCCCGCCGTTTCCAGCCGGTGCAACTGCACGAGCCGAGCGTTCCGGAAGCCGTCACCATCCTGCGCGGGCTGGCGCCGGTCTACGAAAAGAGTCACGGCATCTACCTGCGCGACGATGCGGTCACGGCCGCCGCCGAACTGTCGGCGCGCTACCTGGCCGGCCGGCAGCTGCCCGACAAGGCCGTCGACGTGCTGGATACTGCCTGCGCGCGGGTGCGCATCAGCCTTGCCGCCGCGCCCGAGGCGCTGGAACGCCTGCGTGGTGAGGTCGCCGTAGGCGAGCGTCAACGTGAAGCCGTACGCCGCGATCTGGCCGCTGGCCTGCCGGTCGACGCGGCTGTCCTCGAGCGGCTGGAGCAACGTCTGATCACGGCGGAGGACGAGATCGAGCAGCTCGAATTCCGCTGGGCCAAGCAGCGCCAGCTCGCCGAGCGCCTGCTCGACCTGCGCAAGCGCACCGCCGAAGCCCGCAGCGATGCGAACGAAGACGACGAGACCCCCTCGCTCGATGAGCTGGAGGCCGAACTACGCACCGTGCAGGCCGAACTCGCCGCCGCCCAGACCGAGCAACGACTGGTCAGCCATGAGGTCTGCCCGCGCCTGGTGGCCGAGGTGATCAGCCACTGGACCGGCGTGCCCCTGACGCAGCTGGCCCGGGAGCACAACGCCCAGGTCGCCAACTTCGCCACCGATCTGCGCGCCCGGGTGCGCGGTCAGGAACAGGCAGTGGAAGCGCTGGATCGTGCCATGCGCGCAGCAGCGGCCGGACTGAACAAACCCGACGCTCCGGTGGGCGTGTTCCTGCTGGTCGGCCCCAGCGGCGTCGGCAAGACCGAGACCGCCCTGGCCCTGGCCGATCTGTTGTACGGCGGCGAGCGCTTCCTCACCGTGATCAACATGTCCGAGTTCCAGGAGAAGCACAGCGTTTCCCGCCTGATCGGCGCGCCTCCGGGTTACGTCGGCTACGGCGAAGGCGGCATGCTCACCGAAGCGGTACGGCAGAAACCCTACTCGGTGATCCTGCTCGACGAGGTGGAGAAGGCCGATCCGGATGTGATGAACGTTTTCTACCAGATCTTCGACAAGGGCGTGGCGAATGACGGCGAAGGCCGCGAGATCAACTTCCGCAACACCCTGATCCTGATGACCAGCAACCTCGCCAGCGAGCGCATCGCCAGCTTTTGCGCGGCCGGGCAGCGGCCGGCGGCCGAGGATCTGGAACTGGCGATCCGTCCGCAGCTGTCGCAGCACTTCAAGCCGGCCCTGCTCGGGCGCATGCGCGTGGTGCCTTACTACCCGATCGCCGGCGAGGTGCTCGACGAACTGGTCATACTCAAGCTGGCACGCTTCGGTGAGCGACTGCAGCGTCGCCAGCTGCAGTTCAGCCATTGCCCGGGGCTGGTCACGCACCTCGCCGAGCGCTGCAGCGACAGCGACAGCGGTGCACGGCTGATCGACCATCTGATCGAGCAGCACCTGCAACCGCTGGTGGTGGACCGCCTGCTCGATGCCATGGCCAGTGGCGAGCCGCTGCAGCGGGTGCATGCCACGCTGGATGGCGACGGCGCGCTGATCTGTGAGTTCGCCTGA
- the tssG gene encoding type VI secretion system baseplate subunit TssG — protein MDAAHGSATAALKPLNRGIREYSLFQGVLLVLDRLRQLNPGLDDEALYERLEFQANPSLGFPGSDIEHVQFFQEHAEWRARLRINLVSLFGAGSPLPAFYGEQALGDSEDGNPTRDFLDLFNNRLQRLLLPIWQKYRYRARFTSGAHDPFSEQLFALVGLSGEAIRSAPELNWKRLLPYLGLLSLRAHSAALIESVLRYYFKHAELNIEQCLERQVEILDEQRNRLGLANSQLGESLVLGERVRDRGGKFRIHIRQLDWNRFHEFLPIGSGYQPLCALVRFTLRDPLDYDLRLELRPDEIRELRIGADNNCRLGWTSWLGRDRADGLVTLGSKTH, from the coding sequence ATGGACGCCGCGCATGGGTCAGCAACCGCTGCTCTGAAACCGCTCAACCGCGGCATCCGCGAGTACAGCCTGTTCCAGGGTGTGCTGCTGGTGCTCGATCGCCTGCGCCAGCTCAATCCCGGTCTGGATGACGAGGCGCTCTATGAACGGCTGGAATTCCAGGCCAACCCGAGCCTGGGCTTTCCCGGCAGCGATATCGAGCACGTGCAGTTCTTCCAGGAGCACGCCGAGTGGCGCGCGCGCCTGCGCATCAACCTGGTTAGTCTTTTCGGCGCCGGCTCCCCGCTGCCGGCCTTCTACGGCGAACAAGCGCTTGGCGACAGCGAAGACGGCAACCCGACCCGCGACTTCCTCGACCTGTTCAACAACCGGCTGCAGCGCCTTCTGCTGCCGATCTGGCAGAAGTACCGCTACCGCGCTCGCTTCACCAGCGGCGCCCATGACCCCTTCTCGGAGCAGCTGTTCGCCCTGGTGGGGCTCAGCGGCGAGGCCATCCGCAGCGCGCCGGAACTGAACTGGAAGCGTCTGCTGCCCTATCTCGGCCTGCTCAGCCTGCGCGCACACTCGGCCGCATTGATCGAATCGGTGCTGCGCTACTACTTCAAACACGCCGAGCTGAACATCGAGCAATGCCTGGAGCGCCAGGTGGAAATCCTCGACGAGCAACGCAACCGCCTCGGTCTGGCCAACAGCCAGCTGGGCGAAAGCCTGGTGCTCGGCGAGCGGGTCCGCGACCGCGGCGGCAAGTTTCGCATCCATATCCGCCAGCTGGACTGGAATCGTTTTCACGAATTCCTGCCCATCGGCAGCGGCTACCAGCCGCTCTGTGCGCTGGTGCGCTTCACCCTGCGCGACCCGCTGGATTACGACCTGCGCCTGGAGCTTCGCCCGGACGAGATCCGTGAACTGCGCATCGGCGCCGACAACAACTGCCGCCTCGGCTGGACCAGCTGGCTCGGACGCGACCGCGCCGACGGCCTGGTCACCCTGGGCAGCAAGACTCATTAA
- the tssF gene encoding type VI secretion system baseplate subunit TssF: protein MSFNHYYQSELSALRQLGKRFAERSPALAPFLGQAGRDPDVERLLEGFAFLTGRLRQKLDDELPELTHSLMHLLWPNYMRPLPAFSMLQFDPLKRPGPALTVPRNTPVESNPVQGVSCCFRTAYATEVLPLALQALEYSVKGTGALLSLRLQMSADGNLGEIGLSHLRLHLAGEPYISQLLYLSLLRHLGGIELVPLNEQGHPLTGPDGRPLTPLQLTAKQVEPVGFAEDEALIPYPLNTFRGYRYLQEYFAFPDKFLFVDLKGLEIIQRIPDDLLKQARGLELRFDIHKAGVQRIRPTLDNVRLYCTPVVNLFPHDAIPIRLDGKQDQYLLLPAEYDAQQCGVFSVDRVTGWKPGGMGYEEYVPFESFEHDPSFDVPVARPHYSVRQQPSLLGEGQETWLSFGLRNLDQHETLSIELTCTNQNLPRQLKLGDISKPCEDTPEFLSFRNISAVTPSYAPPLQRDYLWKLISNMSLNYLSLANVEALKVILETYDLPRYYDKHADNVSRRRLGGLTHIAHQHVDRLHRGLPVRGVRTELTMNQDGFIGEGDLFLFASVLNEFFALYASLNSYHELRVQSTQGEVYQWTPRMGQQPLL from the coding sequence ATGTCTTTCAACCATTACTACCAGAGCGAGCTCAGCGCCCTGCGCCAGCTCGGCAAGCGCTTCGCCGAGCGCAGCCCGGCGCTCGCGCCGTTCCTCGGGCAGGCCGGGCGCGATCCGGATGTCGAGCGGCTGCTCGAAGGCTTCGCCTTTCTCACCGGGCGGCTGCGGCAGAAGCTCGACGACGAGCTGCCGGAGCTGACCCACTCGCTGATGCATCTGCTGTGGCCGAACTACATGCGTCCGCTGCCAGCCTTTAGCATGCTGCAGTTCGATCCGCTGAAGCGCCCCGGCCCGGCGCTGACGGTGCCGCGCAATACGCCGGTGGAATCCAATCCTGTGCAGGGCGTGAGCTGCTGCTTTCGTACCGCCTACGCCACCGAGGTGCTGCCTCTGGCGTTGCAGGCGTTGGAGTATTCGGTCAAGGGCACCGGTGCGCTGCTCAGCCTGCGCCTGCAGATGAGCGCCGATGGCAATCTTGGCGAGATCGGCCTCAGCCATCTGCGCCTGCACCTGGCGGGCGAGCCCTATATCAGCCAGCTGCTCTACCTCAGCCTGTTGCGCCATCTGGGTGGCATCGAGCTGGTGCCGCTGAACGAACAGGGCCACCCGCTGACCGGTCCCGATGGTCGCCCGCTGACGCCCTTGCAGCTCACCGCCAAGCAGGTCGAGCCGGTGGGATTCGCCGAGGATGAGGCGCTGATCCCCTACCCGCTCAACACCTTCCGCGGTTATCGCTACCTGCAGGAATATTTCGCCTTCCCCGACAAGTTTCTCTTCGTCGACCTCAAGGGCCTGGAGATCATTCAGCGCATTCCGGACGACCTGCTCAAGCAGGCCCGCGGTCTGGAGCTGCGCTTCGACATTCACAAGGCCGGCGTGCAACGCATCCGCCCGACGCTGGACAACGTGCGCCTGTACTGTACGCCGGTGGTCAACCTGTTCCCGCACGATGCCATCCCGATCCGCCTGGACGGCAAGCAGGACCAGTACCTGCTGCTGCCGGCGGAGTACGATGCGCAGCAATGCGGCGTGTTTTCGGTGGATCGGGTCACCGGCTGGAAACCCGGCGGCATGGGCTACGAAGAATACGTGCCGTTCGAATCCTTCGAGCATGATCCCAGCTTCGATGTGCCGGTGGCGCGCCCGCACTACAGCGTGCGCCAGCAACCTTCGCTGCTGGGCGAAGGCCAGGAAACCTGGCTCAGCTTCGGCCTGCGCAACCTCGACCAGCACGAGACGCTGTCCATCGAGCTGACCTGCACCAACCAGAACCTGCCGCGCCAGCTTAAGCTCGGCGACATCTCCAAGCCCTGCGAAGACACCCCGGAATTTCTCAGCTTCCGCAATATCTCGGCGGTCACCCCGAGCTACGCGCCGCCGCTGCAGCGTGACTATCTGTGGAAGCTGATCAGCAACATGTCGCTGAACTACCTGTCATTGGCCAACGTCGAGGCGCTCAAGGTGATCCTCGAGACCTACGACCTACCACGCTATTACGACAAGCACGCCGACAACGTCAGCCGGCGGCGCCTCGGCGGCCTGACTCACATCGCCCACCAGCACGTCGATCGCCTGCATCGCGGGCTGCCGGTGCGTGGTGTACGTACCGAACTGACCATGAACCAGGACGGCTTCATTGGTGAGGGCGATCTGTTCCTCTTCGCCTCGGTGCTCAACGAATTCTTCGCCCTCTACGCCAGCCTCAACTCGTATCACGAGCTGCGCGTACAGAGCACACAGGGAGAGGTGTACCAATGGACGCCGCGCATGGGTCAGCAACCGCTGCTCTGA
- a CDS encoding DUF2931 family protein, translating to MKTLVLACAILLLSGCTSSQAQPKLPYNAWYVGVFAPEHMEVWVESVDVIDRRGLAYERVSGGVPSYTGKVDGWPTHPAGGAGKDLPGIDLPEIVFVRWQSFVEPQTYNVRINIPEWVRKEMLKPQRGYCHFQGKWLDGQFRKDITIGLAPGGIAKAWVGGPCLQSIEIGRFEAAVSKLGPSLGQNEGRYAYPLSDKAKAYIEQHGVPYGSW from the coding sequence ATGAAAACTCTTGTTCTCGCTTGCGCAATCCTTTTGCTCAGCGGCTGCACCAGCAGCCAGGCCCAACCGAAACTCCCCTATAACGCCTGGTATGTCGGTGTATTCGCACCTGAACATATGGAAGTCTGGGTGGAAAGCGTGGATGTGATCGACCGCCGGGGGCTGGCCTACGAGCGCGTCAGTGGTGGGGTCCCGTCCTATACAGGCAAGGTCGACGGCTGGCCCACGCACCCAGCGGGAGGCGCAGGCAAGGACCTACCAGGCATCGACCTGCCGGAAATCGTATTTGTGCGCTGGCAGTCGTTCGTTGAGCCGCAGACCTACAACGTACGCATCAATATTCCGGAATGGGTGCGCAAGGAGATGCTTAAACCTCAGCGTGGCTATTGCCACTTTCAGGGCAAGTGGTTGGATGGACAATTTCGCAAAGACATAACCATCGGCTTGGCCCCGGGCGGCATCGCCAAGGCCTGGGTAGGCGGGCCCTGCCTGCAGTCCATCGAAATTGGCCGCTTTGAGGCTGCAGTTAGCAAGCTAGGTCCGAGCCTCGGACAGAACGAGGGACGCTACGCCTACCCCCTCTCGGACAAAGCCAAGGCCTATATCGAGCAACACGGGGTGCCCTATGGCTCCTGGTAA
- a CDS encoding DUF2235 domain-containing protein codes for MSGKPAARLGDPTACPKTGHGTNPIAAGSPDVLFDGLPAARMGDASACGGAMASAVIPNVLIDGKPAAVVGSVGNHGNVVTAGSGTVVIGSSQNAAPFLAPAALGIAKAVTAAAAAAEAFRSSEPIARAWQEEPGDLAPLGVEEEDEEEELVEQPQQQARQGITLRIGVFFDGTGNNLANAAVTEKCRQDDLTLLDERTLGEVVDYCRAHGFGGSEGNGFFTQTPDNSYGNAPSNVARLFDLYQDDATRSLAKDERNASIKAYLEGIGTSSGEEDSVYGQATGMGDTGVVARVMQSPQKIQESLDRLLGNNPNLEIEGLELDIFGFSRGAAAARHFANEILKSESGMLANLFNAQAPGFSAEFDWATNVQINFIGLFDTVAAVADPLSWDFSPADHHNPGVNLYLPPDCARKVLQLKARDEMRWNFALNSVTPHHQEITLPGAHSDIGGGYLPLVQEKVILSRPVSSTVPAGIPTERTHAWRETERQYEKWKALGLPEDQLKKEVRRIRKLHPRGVNHPPEDWVLGLVTIDRQIRGELSLVYLRVMRELAAEHGVPVKGVPDTPSLAIPFELQDIAKKMMAYANGSRYDLNEDEEHLLRSRYIHLSAHWKPTSGLLISKPAPNVRLVYNNKPQQGYPE; via the coding sequence ATGTCCGGCAAACCTGCAGCCCGCCTCGGCGATCCTACCGCCTGCCCGAAGACCGGCCACGGCACCAACCCCATCGCCGCCGGCTCACCCGACGTGCTGTTCGACGGCCTGCCGGCCGCGCGCATGGGCGACGCCTCCGCCTGCGGCGGTGCGATGGCCAGCGCCGTGATCCCCAACGTGCTGATCGATGGCAAGCCGGCGGCGGTGGTGGGCAGTGTGGGGAACCACGGCAACGTCGTCACCGCGGGCTCGGGGACAGTGGTCATCGGCAGCAGCCAAAACGCGGCGCCCTTCCTCGCGCCTGCCGCCCTTGGAATTGCCAAGGCAGTTACTGCGGCGGCCGCTGCCGCCGAGGCCTTTCGCTCATCTGAACCGATAGCCCGCGCCTGGCAGGAAGAGCCGGGTGACCTCGCGCCATTGGGCGTTGAAGAGGAAGACGAAGAAGAGGAGCTGGTCGAGCAGCCGCAGCAACAGGCGCGTCAGGGCATCACCCTGCGAATCGGCGTGTTCTTCGACGGCACCGGCAATAACCTGGCCAATGCCGCCGTGACCGAAAAGTGTCGCCAAGACGACCTGACCCTGCTGGACGAGCGCACCCTTGGCGAAGTCGTTGACTACTGCCGGGCGCATGGCTTCGGCGGTAGCGAAGGCAACGGCTTCTTTACCCAGACGCCGGACAACAGCTACGGCAACGCGCCGAGCAACGTAGCGCGGTTGTTCGACCTGTACCAGGACGATGCGACCCGGAGCCTGGCTAAGGACGAGCGTAACGCCAGCATCAAGGCGTATCTCGAAGGCATCGGCACCAGCAGCGGCGAGGAAGATTCGGTATATGGGCAAGCGACGGGCATGGGCGATACCGGCGTAGTGGCCCGGGTGATGCAAAGTCCGCAGAAGATCCAAGAGTCGCTGGATCGCCTGCTGGGTAATAACCCCAATCTGGAAATCGAAGGGTTGGAACTCGACATCTTTGGATTCAGTCGCGGGGCTGCCGCGGCTCGTCACTTCGCCAACGAAATACTCAAATCGGAAAGCGGCATGCTGGCGAATTTATTCAATGCGCAGGCACCTGGGTTTAGCGCGGAATTCGACTGGGCCACCAACGTTCAGATTAACTTCATCGGTCTGTTCGATACGGTGGCGGCTGTGGCCGACCCGTTGAGTTGGGACTTCAGCCCTGCGGACCACCACAATCCAGGTGTCAACCTGTACCTCCCGCCAGATTGCGCGCGCAAAGTGCTTCAGCTGAAGGCCCGTGATGAGATGCGCTGGAACTTCGCGCTCAATAGCGTGACCCCACATCATCAAGAGATAACCCTCCCCGGCGCGCACTCGGATATCGGTGGGGGCTATCTTCCGCTCGTTCAGGAAAAGGTGATCCTCAGTCGTCCGGTCAGCTCCACGGTACCCGCGGGTATACCCACTGAGCGTACTCACGCGTGGCGCGAAACCGAGCGCCAGTATGAAAAATGGAAGGCTCTCGGACTGCCGGAGGATCAGCTTAAAAAAGAGGTTCGCCGCATCCGCAAACTCCACCCCCGCGGTGTCAACCATCCGCCGGAGGATTGGGTGTTAGGGCTGGTAACTATTGACCGTCAGATACGCGGCGAGCTTTCACTGGTGTATTTACGTGTGATGCGGGAACTGGCGGCCGAACATGGGGTTCCGGTCAAAGGCGTTCCCGACACGCCGAGTTTGGCGATTCCGTTTGAGCTCCAAGACATTGCCAAAAAAATGATGGCTTATGCCAACGGCAGCCGGTATGACCTAAACGAAGACGAAGAGCATTTGCTCAGATCGAGGTATATCCACCTATCTGCGCACTGGAAGCCCACCAGCGGCCTGCTTATCAGCAAGCCAGCGCCCAATGTGCGCTTGGTCTACAACAACAAGCCACAGCAGGGCTATCCCGAATGA
- the tssE gene encoding type VI secretion system baseplate subunit TssE, with translation MNGYGSLFERLGGDAARRSGWSREVAAMASVAAHLAKMLSTRAGSVQTLPDYGLPDLNDMRLSLHDSLQQARIAIERFIEAYEPRLTQVRVLSLPRTHDPLTLAFTIEGLLEVDGLKRQVSFSASLDGSGQVKVQ, from the coding sequence TTGAACGGATACGGCAGCCTCTTCGAACGCCTCGGCGGTGACGCCGCGCGACGTTCCGGCTGGAGCCGCGAAGTCGCGGCGATGGCCTCGGTGGCTGCCCATCTGGCCAAGATGCTCAGCACCCGAGCGGGCAGCGTGCAGACGCTGCCCGACTACGGGTTGCCCGATCTCAACGATATGCGCCTGTCGCTGCACGACTCGCTGCAGCAGGCGCGTATCGCCATCGAGCGCTTCATCGAAGCGTACGAACCCAGGTTGACCCAGGTGCGCGTGCTGTCGCTGCCGCGAACCCACGACCCGCTGACCCTCGCCTTCACCATCGAAGGCCTGCTGGAAGTGGATGGCCTCAAGCGCCAGGTCAGCTTTTCCGCCAGCCTGGATGGCAGCGGACAGGTCAAGGTCCAGTAA